Proteins encoded in a region of the Spiribacter sp. 1M189 genome:
- a CDS encoding FxsA family protein, with the protein MPLLLVLFVTIPLAELFLLIEVGGIIGALPTIGLCLLTALIGTALLRQQGLQTLARARQNLDRGALPAVELLEGVALILGGAMLLTPGLITDFLGFLCLIPVTRHWLVRLALARMAVRFGPAGPGPGDGPGGQDEKTVHVIEGEYERRDDDRR; encoded by the coding sequence GTGCCACTTCTCCTTGTCCTTTTCGTGACGATTCCCCTGGCAGAGCTGTTTCTGCTCATCGAGGTGGGCGGGATCATTGGTGCACTGCCCACCATTGGGCTCTGTCTTCTCACCGCGCTCATCGGCACGGCCCTGCTGCGTCAGCAGGGGCTGCAGACGCTGGCGCGGGCGCGCCAGAACCTCGACCGCGGCGCGCTGCCCGCGGTGGAACTGCTCGAGGGCGTGGCGCTCATCCTCGGCGGGGCGATGCTGCTCACACCCGGGCTCATCACTGATTTCCTCGGCTTTCTCTGCCTGATTCCGGTGACCCGCCATTGGCTGGTGCGCCTGGCGCTGGCGCGAATGGCGGTGCGCTTCGGGCCAGCCGGGCCGGGTCCCGGCGACGGGCCGGGTGGTCAGGATGAGAAGACGGTTCATGTGATCGAGGGCGAATACGAGCGCCGCGACGACGATCGACGCTAA
- a CDS encoding AEC family transporter has protein sequence MLAVLQILAPVVLVILLGWLLARTGFISSPAVGELNRLTYWVGLPALLIDRIGGATPAFGSVGGILAVMMGTTFILITVSALVGVIARLPARSRVTFVHGTFRGNLAFVGLPVVIYSVAGTESAGSVESAALIAFVPLVILYNVMAVVLLQLPGQSHPITASKRVLRGLASNPILIASLIGILIALSGWEFPVFLDRTLSAVGQMALPLALIGIGAGLHATRLRGQRRWAVTGALMKTALAPLVGFGLAVWIGLGSEEIRLALIFLACPTAAASYVLVQRMDGDSALAAGTIVLSHLFALPAMLVVLALSG, from the coding sequence CTGCTCGCCGTTCTGCAGATCCTCGCGCCGGTCGTCCTGGTCATTCTGCTGGGCTGGCTGCTGGCCCGGACCGGCTTCATCTCCTCGCCGGCTGTCGGGGAGCTCAACCGGCTGACCTACTGGGTGGGCCTGCCGGCCCTGCTCATTGATCGAATCGGCGGGGCTACGCCGGCGTTTGGCAGCGTTGGTGGGATCCTCGCCGTGATGATGGGGACAACCTTCATCCTGATCACGGTCTCGGCGCTGGTCGGGGTGATCGCCCGCCTGCCGGCCCGCTCACGGGTCACGTTCGTCCACGGGACATTCCGTGGCAATCTCGCCTTCGTCGGGCTACCGGTGGTGATCTATTCGGTCGCCGGTACCGAGTCCGCGGGCAGCGTCGAGTCGGCGGCGCTGATCGCCTTCGTCCCGCTGGTTATCCTCTATAACGTCATGGCCGTGGTGCTCCTGCAGCTGCCGGGCCAGTCGCATCCCATTACGGCCAGCAAACGAGTGCTGCGCGGCCTGGCGAGCAACCCGATCCTGATCGCCTCGCTGATCGGTATCCTCATCGCCTTGAGCGGCTGGGAGTTCCCGGTATTCCTTGACCGGACGCTCTCGGCGGTGGGTCAGATGGCCCTACCGCTGGCTTTGATCGGCATCGGTGCAGGCCTGCATGCCACGCGGCTTCGGGGGCAGCGGCGCTGGGCCGTTACCGGGGCACTGATGAAAACGGCACTGGCGCCGCTGGTGGGCTTCGGGCTCGCCGTGTGGATCGGGCTTGGTAGCGAGGAGATCCGCCTGGCTCTCATCTTCCTGGCCTGCCCGACGGCCGCGGCCTCCTACGTGCTTGTCCAGCGAATGGATGGCGACAGCGCACTTGCGGCCGGCACCATTGTGCTCAGTCACCTGTTCGCCTTGCCCGCCATGCTCGTGGTGCTCGCGCTCTCCGGTTGA
- a CDS encoding efflux RND transporter permease subunit, with product MSDAPRGLPALGIRRPVLVAVINLLIAIAGIAALLGVEVRELPDVDRPRVTVTAQYPGAAPETMDAEVTRELEGAVARVSGVRSISASSEESSTRIVVEFSADVDLDAAAADVREAVSRVARGLPDNVEQVNIIKADQDASPVVRVAASAPQLSLDALTRRVETDIVPALVSIPGVADVRIYGDRQQQLRVAVDPLRLAAHGLDVGDVIERLEDADLDIPAGSFRSSALELRVRADAALAAPDRIAALTLEPGLRVGDVANVILAPADARSQVQLNGEPILGMGIIRQAQSNTLEISAAVDRVLVELNDRFDDVSLVKTSDDALFIRGAIIEVLITLAAATLIVIAAIWLFIGSIRATLIPAITIPLALTGTVAAIWALGFSVNLLTLLALVLATGLVVDDAIVVLENIQRRRRLGLESSAAALLGTHQVFFAVVATTVVLISVFVPISLLPSTAGRLFREFGVVLAVAVGISSFVALSLVPALAARVLRTPVERGPINRRLSRLGEIIANGYQRSLGQLIAHPWLTAGLALLVLGLATAQFTRIDQELLPQEDRGLLFVVGNGPDGAGVKYSQNEAWRMQARLEPLVERGEISRLFTIAGRWDPNRVLIVAPLAPWAERERGQQAIAADVRAALADVPGVNIRVGSPNSLGLRGVGSGLEIALLGNDYARIYSAARAFSREIEATLPGLGSARISYSPTQPQLRVDIDRQRAEALGVPVSGLAETLEAMISGLEIVDLNIADQAVPLRVEAQSGLVDGPQDLGNLRVRSDNGALVPLSSLVTLREEGVAAELDREAQRRAINIDLAIDDGYPLQTAISDLRALADETLPAGVSMITMGEAETLEETRREVFITYALALLVVLLVLTAQFESIMSALVVMGTVPFGLAAAVFALTLSGTSINVYSQIGLILLIGLMAKNGILLVEFANQLRDQGETLRDAALRSARVRLRPVAMTMIATVLGGLPLILGGGAGAESRAAIGWVVFGGLGIAAVFTLYLTPALYLLLARFGRPRAAAMDELERQLDQPESASTTSMAGKANR from the coding sequence ATGAGCGATGCGCCCCGCGGACTTCCGGCCCTCGGCATCCGACGGCCGGTGCTGGTGGCGGTGATCAACCTGCTCATCGCCATCGCCGGGATCGCCGCGCTGCTCGGCGTCGAAGTCCGGGAGCTGCCGGATGTCGACCGGCCGCGGGTGACCGTCACCGCCCAGTACCCCGGCGCGGCACCGGAGACCATGGACGCCGAGGTCACTCGCGAGCTCGAGGGGGCCGTGGCGCGTGTCTCGGGCGTGCGCTCCATCAGCGCGTCCAGCGAGGAGAGCAGCACCCGGATCGTGGTGGAGTTCAGCGCCGACGTCGATCTGGATGCGGCCGCCGCCGATGTCCGCGAGGCGGTCAGCCGCGTCGCGCGTGGGCTCCCCGATAACGTCGAGCAGGTCAACATCATCAAGGCCGATCAGGACGCGAGCCCGGTGGTGCGCGTGGCGGCGAGTGCACCCCAGCTCAGTCTGGATGCGCTCACCCGGCGGGTCGAGACCGACATCGTCCCCGCCCTTGTCTCTATTCCCGGCGTCGCCGATGTCCGGATCTACGGCGACCGGCAACAGCAGCTGCGCGTCGCCGTGGATCCGCTGCGTCTCGCCGCGCATGGGCTGGATGTCGGCGATGTGATCGAGCGCCTGGAGGATGCTGATCTCGACATCCCCGCCGGCAGCTTCCGCAGTTCGGCGCTCGAGCTTCGGGTACGGGCCGATGCCGCATTGGCCGCGCCGGACCGCATCGCCGCGCTGACGCTGGAACCCGGGCTGCGGGTCGGTGATGTCGCCAACGTCATCCTCGCCCCGGCGGATGCCCGCAGTCAGGTCCAGCTCAATGGCGAGCCCATTCTCGGCATGGGCATCATTCGCCAGGCGCAGTCGAATACCCTGGAAATCAGTGCCGCGGTGGACCGTGTGCTGGTCGAGCTCAACGACCGTTTCGATGATGTATCGCTGGTCAAGACCTCGGATGACGCCCTGTTCATCCGCGGCGCGATCATCGAGGTACTGATCACACTCGCCGCCGCCACGCTGATCGTCATCGCGGCGATCTGGCTTTTCATCGGCTCCATCCGGGCAACCCTCATCCCCGCCATCACGATTCCGCTGGCGCTCACTGGCACGGTGGCCGCGATCTGGGCGTTAGGCTTTTCCGTCAACCTGCTCACCCTGCTCGCCCTGGTGCTGGCGACCGGACTGGTCGTGGACGATGCCATTGTCGTGCTCGAGAATATCCAGCGACGCCGGCGCCTTGGGCTCGAATCCAGTGCCGCGGCGCTGCTCGGCACCCACCAGGTGTTCTTCGCCGTGGTGGCCACCACCGTGGTGCTGATCTCCGTGTTCGTGCCGATCTCGCTGCTACCGAGCACCGCCGGCCGGCTGTTCCGGGAATTCGGCGTGGTCCTCGCCGTGGCCGTGGGGATTTCCTCGTTCGTAGCCCTGTCCCTGGTCCCGGCGCTGGCAGCCCGCGTTCTGAGGACACCGGTCGAGCGTGGCCCGATCAACCGTCGATTGTCCCGGCTTGGTGAAATCATCGCCAACGGCTACCAGCGCAGCCTCGGCCAGCTCATTGCCCATCCCTGGCTCACTGCCGGCCTCGCCCTGCTGGTGCTGGGCCTCGCCACCGCGCAGTTCACCCGGATCGACCAGGAACTCCTCCCCCAGGAGGATCGGGGGCTGCTCTTCGTCGTTGGCAACGGGCCGGACGGGGCCGGCGTCAAGTACAGCCAGAATGAGGCCTGGCGCATGCAGGCCCGCCTCGAGCCCCTGGTCGAGCGCGGCGAGATCAGCCGCCTGTTCACCATTGCCGGGCGCTGGGACCCCAACCGGGTCCTGATCGTCGCGCCGCTCGCCCCCTGGGCCGAGCGCGAGCGCGGCCAGCAGGCCATCGCCGCGGATGTACGCGCCGCCCTCGCCGATGTGCCCGGCGTCAACATTCGGGTTGGCAGCCCCAACAGCCTGGGCCTGAGAGGCGTGGGCAGCGGCCTGGAAATTGCCTTGCTGGGCAACGACTACGCGCGGATCTATAGCGCCGCCCGAGCATTCAGCCGAGAGATCGAAGCGACATTACCGGGGCTTGGCAGCGCGAGGATCTCCTACTCGCCGACGCAGCCACAGCTGCGGGTCGACATCGACCGCCAGCGCGCCGAGGCGCTGGGCGTGCCGGTGTCGGGGCTGGCGGAGACCCTGGAGGCCATGATCAGCGGCCTGGAGATTGTCGATCTGAACATTGCCGATCAGGCCGTCCCCCTGCGCGTGGAAGCGCAGAGCGGGCTCGTCGATGGCCCGCAGGATCTCGGTAATCTGCGCGTCCGCTCCGACAATGGCGCGTTGGTGCCCCTGTCGAGCCTCGTTACCCTGCGCGAGGAAGGCGTCGCCGCGGAACTCGATCGCGAGGCCCAACGCCGCGCCATCAACATCGATCTCGCCATCGACGATGGCTACCCGCTCCAGACAGCGATCAGCGACCTGCGCGCGCTCGCCGACGAGACACTGCCTGCGGGGGTGAGCATGATCACCATGGGTGAAGCAGAAACGCTGGAGGAGACCCGACGCGAGGTCTTCATCACCTATGCACTGGCGCTGCTGGTGGTGCTGCTCGTGCTCACCGCCCAGTTCGAGAGCATCATGAGCGCCCTTGTGGTGATGGGGACCGTGCCGTTTGGACTGGCCGCTGCGGTATTCGCCCTCACGCTGAGTGGGACCAGCATCAATGTCTACTCGCAGATCGGGCTTATTCTGCTCATCGGGCTGATGGCAAAGAACGGCATCCTGCTTGTCGAGTTCGCCAATCAGCTGCGCGATCAGGGCGAGACACTGCGCGACGCCGCCCTCCGCAGCGCCCGGGTAAGACTGCGGCCGGTGGCGATGACCATGATCGCCACGGTCCTGGGCGGCCTGCCCCTGATCCTCGGTGGCGGCGCCGGGGCGGAGTCGCGCGCCGCCATTGGCTGGGTGGTCTTCGGCGGGCTGGGCATCGCCGCGGTCTTCACGCTCTATCTCACCCCGGCGCTGTATCTCCTGCTTGCCCGATTCGGCCGCCCGCGGGCCGCGGCGATGGACGAGCTGGAGCGGCAGCTGGATCAACCGGAGAGCGCGAGCACCACGAGCATGGCGGGCAAGGCGAACAGGTGA
- a CDS encoding helix-hairpin-helix domain-containing protein: protein MWNDLMRRWMELALWWVPGQRNDQKPASQEAAEQEKAPPRAPETPAQAPAAEAEPEAREPAPQPAPAAEASGDLKGIKGIGPAMQKRLATQGIATRADLATADPDKLTEALKADRAVISRAQVARWIEAAQA, encoded by the coding sequence ATGTGGAATGATCTGATGCGGCGCTGGATGGAACTGGCACTCTGGTGGGTTCCCGGCCAGCGCAACGATCAAAAGCCCGCCAGTCAGGAGGCCGCCGAGCAAGAGAAGGCGCCGCCGCGCGCCCCGGAGACCCCGGCACAGGCGCCCGCCGCGGAGGCCGAGCCCGAAGCGCGCGAACCCGCACCCCAGCCGGCGCCGGCCGCCGAGGCCAGTGGCGATCTCAAGGGAATCAAGGGGATCGGGCCGGCCATGCAGAAACGACTTGCGACGCAGGGGATCGCCACACGCGCGGATCTGGCGACGGCTGACCCGGACAAGCTCACCGAGGCGCTCAAGGCCGATCGGGCGGTGATCTCCCGCGCCCAGGTGGCGCGCTGGATCGAGGCCGCCCAGGCCTGA
- a CDS encoding lytic murein transglycosylase, producing MAACNTRKIAACLLFAGILPATAAAGFDECIGGIRSEAISRGIEPATADRLLANVTPSERVIELDRRQPEFTATLHDYLTARVNEARIDKGRALLDEHAELLQAIQRDYGVPGRYLIAFWGLETNFGSYTGRMPTVQSLATLACDRRRGEFFREQLLAALHLVDERTLEPEQLQGSWAGALGNFQFLPSVYREHAVDADGDGRKDLWDSLPDAAVSAAAFLRARGWAPGERWGREVQLPDGFDYGLAEREQPLRDWRDAGIRAADGGPLPVADLEARLLIPAGADGPAFLVYRNFDVIMRWNPSRFYALSVGLLADRLIGAPPLSNPPPAEEPLRIETVSAIQEALNTRGFDAGPVDGRIGSNTRRALRAFQADAGLVDDGHPDPDTLAELGIHQSGR from the coding sequence ATGGCCGCATGCAACACCCGAAAAATCGCCGCCTGCCTGTTATTCGCGGGCATCCTGCCGGCCACCGCGGCCGCCGGGTTCGATGAATGCATCGGCGGGATCCGCAGCGAGGCCATCAGTCGCGGCATCGAACCCGCCACCGCCGACCGGCTGCTTGCCAACGTTACACCCAGTGAGCGCGTCATCGAGCTCGACCGCCGTCAGCCGGAATTCACGGCCACACTCCATGATTACCTCACGGCCCGAGTCAACGAGGCACGTATCGACAAGGGGCGTGCGCTGCTCGATGAGCATGCCGAGCTGCTGCAGGCGATTCAGCGCGATTATGGCGTCCCCGGCCGTTACCTCATCGCCTTCTGGGGGCTGGAGACCAATTTCGGCAGTTACACCGGCCGAATGCCAACCGTCCAGTCGCTGGCCACCCTCGCCTGCGACCGCCGCCGGGGCGAATTCTTCCGCGAACAGCTCCTGGCCGCACTGCACCTCGTTGATGAGCGGACGCTCGAGCCGGAACAGCTGCAGGGATCCTGGGCCGGCGCCCTCGGTAACTTCCAGTTCCTGCCCAGCGTCTATCGCGAACACGCCGTCGATGCCGATGGCGACGGCCGCAAGGATCTGTGGGACAGCCTGCCGGATGCCGCCGTCTCCGCCGCCGCCTTCCTCCGCGCCCGGGGCTGGGCGCCCGGCGAGCGCTGGGGCCGTGAGGTGCAGCTCCCAGATGGTTTCGACTACGGCCTCGCCGAGCGCGAACAGCCACTGCGGGACTGGCGGGATGCCGGCATCCGGGCAGCCGACGGCGGGCCCCTGCCCGTCGCCGATCTCGAGGCCCGACTGCTCATTCCGGCCGGTGCCGATGGCCCGGCCTTCCTGGTCTACCGGAATTTCGATGTGATCATGCGCTGGAACCCGTCCCGGTTCTACGCGCTGTCCGTGGGGCTGCTGGCCGACCGGCTCATTGGTGCCCCGCCACTCAGCAATCCGCCCCCGGCGGAAGAACCCCTGCGCATTGAAACGGTCAGCGCAATACAGGAAGCACTCAACACGCGGGGGTTTGACGCCGGCCCCGTGGATGGTCGCATCGGCAGCAACACACGTCGCGCGCTGCGCGCTTTCCAGGCCGACGCAGGTCTGGTGGACGACGGCCATCCCGACCCCGACACCCTCGCCGAACTTGGCATCCACCAATCAGGGAGATGA